The window GCGGCGCTGCGGCCACGACGGTCGCCTTTGTGGAAGTTGTCGATCAGGTTCTGGTCGTTGGTGTACGAGTGAACGGTTTCAACGTGACCGTTGATGATGCCGAACTTGTCGTTCACAGCCTTGAGCACCGGCACGATGGCGTTGGTGGTGCACGAAGCGGCGGAGACGATCTTGTCGTCAGCGGTGATTTCGTTGTGGTTGATGCCGTGAACGATGTTCTTGAGCTTGCCCTTGCCAGGTGCGGTCAGAACAACGCGGTCGACACCCGGGCATGCCAGGTGCTGGCCCAGGCCATCGGCGTCACGCCATACACCGGTGTTGTCCACCAGCAGTGCGTCCTTGATGCCGTACTGGGTGTAATCCACCTCGGTCGGGTTCTTCGCGTAGATCACCTGGATCAGGTTACCGTTGGCCGTGATGGTGTTGTTTTCTTCGTCGATGGTAATGGTGCCGTTGAACGAACCATGGACCGAATCGCGACGCAGCAGGCTGGCGCGCTTGGTCAGGTCGTTCTCCGCGCCTTTGCGCACCACGATGGCACGCAGGCGCAAACCATCGCCACCACCGGTTTTCTCGATCAGGATGCGCGCCAGCAGACGACCGATACGACCGAAGCCGTAGAGCACGACGTCGGTGCCTTTGCGTGCCGAAACGTTTTGCTGGCCAACCACATCAGCCATCTCTTCGCGAACGAACTGCTCGGCGCTACGGCCGTTGCCTTCGTTACGGAATTTGAACGCCAGCTTGCCCAGGTCCACCGAAGCCGCGCCGAGCTTGAGCTCGCTCATGGCCTTGAGCAGAGGGAATGTTTCGTGGACGGAGAGTTCGCTGTCGTCGGAAGAACGGTGGCGAGCAAAGCGGTGAGCCTTGAGAATCGCGATGACAGACTGGTTGATCAGGCTGCGGCCATAGATCGAGCTCACCACGTTGTTATTGCGGTAGAGCTGACCGATGAGAGGGATCATCGCTTCTGCGAGTGCTTCACGATCGATCCATTCACCAAGACACTGGTCGGGCTTCTGAGTCACGGGAACCTTCCACATGTAGGGGCTGAAAAAAGGGGCTACATTATGCCGCCGACTCTTCGGCGGAGCAATGCGCGCCTGTCGCACCGTGGTTTTCCTGTTCGCCAGGGTAGTCTGCGACTGACAGCCGCCCCCTTCCCCCGCTACAATTGCCGACTTTGTCGCAACGCTGGAGCTCAACCTTCCGTGCCCGTTCTGCGTCTCCCGCTTCTCCCTGCCGCGGCAGGTAAACAGCACTGGGGCAACCTGCCCGGTGCCGCCCTGAGCCTGGCCATTGCCGAGGCTGCCAGCGCTGCAAAGCGCTTTACCCTGCTGCTGACCGCCGACAGCCAAAGCGCCGAGCGGCTCGAACAGGAACTGAGTTTCTTCGCCCCGGATTTGCCTGTGCTGCATTTCCCGGACTGGGAAACCCTGCCCTACGATCTGTTTTCGCCCCACCAGGACATCATTTCCCAGCGAATCGCCAGCCTTTATCGATTGCCGGAGCTCAGTCATGGCGTTTTGGTAGTGCCGATCACCACGGCCCTACATCGTCTGGCACCGACCCAGTTTTTGCTCGGCAGCAGCCTGGTGCTGGACATCGGCCAGAAGCTCGACGTCGAGCAAATGCGCAGCCGTCTTGAAGCCAGTGGCTATCGTTGCGTCGACACGGTGTACGAGCACGGCGAGTTCGCGGTACGCGGCGCGCTGATCGATCTGTTCCCGATGGGCAGCAAGTTGCCTTACCGCATCGACCTGTTCGATGACGAAATCGAAACCCTGCGCACTTTCGACCCGGAAAACCAACGCTCCATCGACAAAGTACAGTCGGTGCGCCTGCTGCCGGCCAAGGAATTCCCGCTGCAAAAAGACGCCGTGACCCGCTTCAAGGCGCGCTTTCGCGAACGCTTCGATGTGGATTTCCGTCGCTGCCCGATCTTCCAGGACCTGAGCAGCGGGATCACTCCCGCCGGTATCGAGTACTACCTGCCGCTGTTTTTCGAAGAAACCTCCACCCTGTTCGATTACCTGCCCCAGGACACCCAGGTGTTTTCCCTGCCCGGCATCGAGCAGGCGGCGGAAAACTTCTGGAACGATGTGCGCAATCGCTACGAAGAGCGCCGCGTCGATCCTTCCCGGCCTTTATTGCCACCGGCCGAGCTGTTCCTGCCGGTGGAAGACTGCTTTGCCCGGCTCAAGAACTGGCCACGCGTGGTGGCAAGCCAGCAGGACGTGGAAACGGGCGTCGGCCGCGAACGCTTCCCGGCCAAGGCCTTGCCGGACCTGGCGATCGAAGCCAAGGCCACGCAGCCACTGGCGGCCCTGGCCGGTTTTCTCGACGGTTTCCCCGGCCGCGTGCTGTTCACCGCCGAATCCGCCGGTCGTCGTGAAGTGCTGCTGGAACTGCTTGAACGCCTGAAACTGAGGCCGAAAACCGTCGATAGCTGGCCAGACTTCGTCGCCGGCAAAGATCGCCTGGCGATTACCATCGCGCCGCTGAACGATGGCCTTGTCCTGGAAGACCCGGCCCTAGCGCTGGTGGCCGAAAGCCCGTTGTTTGGTCAGCGCGTCATGCAGCGTCGGCGTCGCGAGAAACGCGCCGACGCCGCCAACGACGCGGTCATCAAGAACCTCACCGAGCTGCGCGAAGGCGCGCCAGTGGTGCACATCGACCACGGCGTAGGCCGCTACCTGGGTCTGGCGACCCTGGAAATCGACAACCAGGCCGCCGAATTCCTCACCCTGGAATACGCCGAGGGTGCCAAGCTCTACGTGCCGGTGGCGAACCTGCACCTGATCGCCCGCTACACCGGGAGCGACGACGCCCTGGCGCCGCTGCATCGCCTGGGTTCGGAAACCTGGCAGAAAGCCAAGCGCAAGGCCGCCGAACAGGTGCGCGACGTGGCCGCCGAGTTGCTGGACATCTATGCCCGGCGCGCCGCCCGCGAGGGGTATGCCTTCGCCGACCCGAAAGCCGACTACGAGACCTTCAGCGCCGGGTTCCCCTTCGAGGAAACCGTCGACCAGCAAACCACCATCGAGGCCGTGCGCGCTGACATGCTCGCGCCCAAACCGATGGACCGGCTGGTGTGCGGCGATGTCGGTTTCGGCAAGACCGAAGTGGCGATGCGCGCCGCATTCATTGCCGTGCACGGCGGCAAGCAGGTGGCAATCCTGGTGCCCACCACCCTGCTTGCCCAGCAGCACTACAACAGTTTCCGCGACCGCTTCGCCGACTGGCCGGTGACCGTGGAGGTGATGAGCCGCTTCAAGTCCACCAAGGAAGTGAACGCGGCGGTGGCCGATCTGGCCGAGGGCAAGATCGACATCGTCATCGGCACGCACAAACTGCTGCAGGACGATGTGAAGATCAAAAACCTGGGGCTGGTGATCATCGACGAAGAGCACCGCTTTGGCGTGCGCCAGAAAGAACAGCTCAAGGCCCTGCGCAGCGAGGTCGACATCCTGACCCTGACGGCCACGCCGATCCCGCGCACGCTGAACATGGCGGTGTCGGGCATGCGTGACCTGTCGATCATCGCCACGCCGCCGGCCCGTCGCCTGTCGGTGCGCACCTTCGTCATGGAGCAGAACAAAAGCACGATCAAGGAAGCCCTGCTGCGCGAGCTGCTGCGGGGCGGCCAGGTCTATTACCTGCACAACGACGTCAAGACCATCGAGAAATGCGCCGCCGACCTGGCCGAGCTGGTGCCGGAAGCCCGCATCGGCATCGGCCACGGGCAGATGCGCGAACGTGAACTCGAACAGGTGATGAGCGATTTCTACCACAAGCGCTTCAACGTGCTGATCGCCTCGACCATCATCGAGACCGGCATCGATGTGCCGAGCGCCAACACCATCATCATCGAGCGCGCCGACAAATTCGGCCTGGCCCAGTTGCACCAGTTGCGCGGTCGGGTCGGGCGCAGTCACCACCAGGCCTACGCCTACCTGTTGACGCCACCGCGCCAGCAGATCACCCCGGACGCGGAAAAGCGCCTGGAAGCCATCGCCAACACCCAGGACCTGGGCGCCGGTTTCGTGCTGGCCACCAACGACCTGGAAATCCGCGGTGCAGGCGAGTTGCTGGGCGACGGCCAGAGCGGCCAGATCCAGGCCGTGGGTTTCACCCTGTACATGGAAATGCTCGAACGGGCGGTCAAGTCGATCCGCAAGGGTGAGCAACCGAACCTCGACCAACCGTTGGGCGGCGGGCCGGAAATCAATCTGCGGGTGCCGGCGCTGATCCCGGAAGACTACCTGCCGGATGTCCACGCACGGCTGATCCTCTACAAACGCATCGCCTCGGCCACTGACGAAGAAGGCCTCAAGGACCTGCAAGTGGAGATGATCGACCGCTTCGGCCTGCTGCCGGAGCCAACCAAGAACCTGGTGCGTACCACCTGGCTCAAGCTCAAGGCCGAGCAACTGGGCATCAAGAAAGTCGACGGCGGCCCCAATGGTGGTCGTATCGAGTTCGAAGCCCAGACGCCGGTCGATCCGCTGGTACTGATCAAGCTGATCCAGGGCCAGCCCAAACGCTACAAGTTTGAAGGTGCCACGATGTTCAAATTCATGGTGCCCATGGAACGCCCGGAAGAGCGTTTCAATACCGTAGAAGCGCTGTTCGAGCGCCTCACTCCGACCCCTGCTTGAAGGACGCCCCATGCGCCTGTTTCGCTCACTGACCTTGTTGATGACCCTGGTCGCTCCCCTGGCGTTTGCCGATGACCTGTATCAGGTTGAAATGATCCTGATGCGCCAGAACGCCGAACCGGCGATTGTCAGCCGCGCCGCACCGGAGGACTGGGACGCGGGCGCGCAACGCCTGGACGCGAAGAGCCAGCGCACGCCTGCATTGGGTCACATCGTGGAAAAACTCAACGCCAGCGGCCAGTACACGGTGCTGATGCACAAAGCCTGGCAGCAGAACCTGGGCGAACAGGGCAGCCGAATCGCCGTCAGTGATGGCGCAGAACAGTTCGGCCAGTTTCCCATCGAAGGAACCCTGGAACTGAAACTGGGGCGGTTTACCGACGTGGACGCCGACTTCTGGATCAACCAGATCGACACCAATGGCCTGGTCACTTCCAGCGAACGCCTCAAACAGCAGAGCCATACCAAAAATGGCCAGTTGAATTTCCTCGACAACGGCCACCTCGGCCTGCTGATCAAAATCACCTCGCTGACTGCGCCTGCGCCACGGCAGGCGCCTGACGTCATTCCGGACTGATCGGCGCGCCTATGCCCTCGCCCCTGAGCAAACCCCTGGCACCCTCCTGGGTCAATCGATTCAAGGAACAGAGCCTGGAGCGCGGGCGCCGTTACGCGCTGGAAAACCGCGTCAGGATCGTCGAGGCCGGCGACAGCACCATCACCGCCAGTTGTGAAGGCTCTGGGGGTAACGTTTACCGCCAGACGATTCGCCTGAAAGAGTCAGCCAAAGGCACGTTGATTCTGCTTGAAGCCGCCTGTACCTGCCCGGTGCGCATCAACTGCAAGCACTGCGCGGCGGTGCTGCTGCAAGTCCAGGAAACCCTGGCCTACCCGGCCGCCGAGAAAGACGCGCAGTTGCTGGAGAAACTCCAGGCCGTGCTGGAAAACCGCAGCCCCAAGGCCCCGCCGCAAGTGCTGGTGGACAACGTCCAACCAATGCCGCGGCTGTGGCTGGCGAGCATCGAGTTCAGCGCTTTCGAGCCGCGCAATGGCAAGATGCAGCGCTACATCCAGCACCGCGCCGCCCTGTCTTTCAGCTACCTGGACGAATACGTCAGCGGCCAGCGCAACACTGACGTACTGATTCGCCAGGACACACAGACGCTGCGGATAAAACGCCAGACAGAAGTGGAGCAGTCCTACCGCGAACAGCTTCGAATCCTCGGCTTCAAAATCGCAACCCGCCAAAGCAAGGCCCTGCCCGAAAGCGCCGGTGAACTGTACGAGATGGTCAACGACAGTGCGTGGCTGACGTTCACCCTCAACGATCTGCCGAAACTGCGTAGCCAGGGCTGGGAGTTGCAGATCGACGAGGATTTCGGTTTCGACCTGACGGCGGTGGACGAATGGTACGCCACGGTCGAAGAAACGCCGGAACGGGACTGGTTCGATCTGGAACTGGGGATCATCGTCAACGGTGAGCGATTGAGCCTGCTGCCGATTCTGCTGAACCTGATGCGTTCGCACATCGAGCTGTTCAACCCGGAACGCCTGGCCAGGCGCCGCGATGACGAACTCATTCTGGTCAACTTGCCTAACCGCCCGAACTCCGAGTTCGGCCCGCAGCAAGTGGCCCTGCCCTATGGCCGGCTGAAACCGGTGCTGGCCACCCTGGGCGAGTTTTACCTGCAAGAACCGGGCACCACCAAACTGCGCTTGAACAGCGCGGATGCCCTGCGCCTGAACCCGCTGCAAGACATGCCCTTGCGCTGGGAAGGCGGCGAACACATTCGTGGCCTGGCCCAGCGCCTGCGGGACATCAAGGACTACACCAGCACGGCGCCAGACGGTCTGAACG is drawn from Pseudomonas rhizophila and contains these coding sequences:
- a CDS encoding glyceraldehyde-3-phosphate dehydrogenase, encoding MWKVPVTQKPDQCLGEWIDREALAEAMIPLIGQLYRNNNVVSSIYGRSLINQSVIAILKAHRFARHRSSDDSELSVHETFPLLKAMSELKLGAASVDLGKLAFKFRNEGNGRSAEQFVREEMADVVGQQNVSARKGTDVVLYGFGRIGRLLARILIEKTGGGDGLRLRAIVVRKGAENDLTKRASLLRRDSVHGSFNGTITIDEENNTITANGNLIQVIYAKNPTEVDYTQYGIKDALLVDNTGVWRDADGLGQHLACPGVDRVVLTAPGKGKLKNIVHGINHNEITADDKIVSAASCTTNAIVPVLKAVNDKFGIINGHVETVHSYTNDQNLIDNFHKGDRRGRSAALNMVITETGAATAAAKALPELAGKLTGNAIRVPTPNVSMAILNLNLEKAATREEMNEYLRYMALHSDLHKQIDFVNSQEVVSTDFVGSRHAGVVDAEATIVQDNRVVLYVWYDNEFGYSCQVVRVMEDMAGVNPPAFPR
- the mfd gene encoding transcription-repair coupling factor, whose translation is MPVLRLPLLPAAAGKQHWGNLPGAALSLAIAEAASAAKRFTLLLTADSQSAERLEQELSFFAPDLPVLHFPDWETLPYDLFSPHQDIISQRIASLYRLPELSHGVLVVPITTALHRLAPTQFLLGSSLVLDIGQKLDVEQMRSRLEASGYRCVDTVYEHGEFAVRGALIDLFPMGSKLPYRIDLFDDEIETLRTFDPENQRSIDKVQSVRLLPAKEFPLQKDAVTRFKARFRERFDVDFRRCPIFQDLSSGITPAGIEYYLPLFFEETSTLFDYLPQDTQVFSLPGIEQAAENFWNDVRNRYEERRVDPSRPLLPPAELFLPVEDCFARLKNWPRVVASQQDVETGVGRERFPAKALPDLAIEAKATQPLAALAGFLDGFPGRVLFTAESAGRREVLLELLERLKLRPKTVDSWPDFVAGKDRLAITIAPLNDGLVLEDPALALVAESPLFGQRVMQRRRREKRADAANDAVIKNLTELREGAPVVHIDHGVGRYLGLATLEIDNQAAEFLTLEYAEGAKLYVPVANLHLIARYTGSDDALAPLHRLGSETWQKAKRKAAEQVRDVAAELLDIYARRAAREGYAFADPKADYETFSAGFPFEETVDQQTTIEAVRADMLAPKPMDRLVCGDVGFGKTEVAMRAAFIAVHGGKQVAILVPTTLLAQQHYNSFRDRFADWPVTVEVMSRFKSTKEVNAAVADLAEGKIDIVIGTHKLLQDDVKIKNLGLVIIDEEHRFGVRQKEQLKALRSEVDILTLTATPIPRTLNMAVSGMRDLSIIATPPARRLSVRTFVMEQNKSTIKEALLRELLRGGQVYYLHNDVKTIEKCAADLAELVPEARIGIGHGQMRERELEQVMSDFYHKRFNVLIASTIIETGIDVPSANTIIIERADKFGLAQLHQLRGRVGRSHHQAYAYLLTPPRQQITPDAEKRLEAIANTQDLGAGFVLATNDLEIRGAGELLGDGQSGQIQAVGFTLYMEMLERAVKSIRKGEQPNLDQPLGGGPEINLRVPALIPEDYLPDVHARLILYKRIASATDEEGLKDLQVEMIDRFGLLPEPTKNLVRTTWLKLKAEQLGIKKVDGGPNGGRIEFEAQTPVDPLVLIKLIQGQPKRYKFEGATMFKFMVPMERPEERFNTVEALFERLTPTPA
- a CDS encoding CsiV family protein, with the protein product MRLFRSLTLLMTLVAPLAFADDLYQVEMILMRQNAEPAIVSRAAPEDWDAGAQRLDAKSQRTPALGHIVEKLNASGQYTVLMHKAWQQNLGEQGSRIAVSDGAEQFGQFPIEGTLELKLGRFTDVDADFWINQIDTNGLVTSSERLKQQSHTKNGQLNFLDNGHLGLLIKITSLTAPAPRQAPDVIPD